In Dryobates pubescens isolate bDryPub1 chromosome 12, bDryPub1.pri, whole genome shotgun sequence, the genomic stretch gactccaccacctccctgggcagcacattccaatggtgaacgactccaTAGACATATATGTCCAGGtaaagaagaggaaagcaagTACAGGAAAGCAGAGTCTAGCTTTCAaccagcctgtgcagcagcttcTGACTGTCAATCAGCCACAGCATATATCACCTCTTGCTCACTGGggaatgtcacagaatcacagaatcaccaaggttggaagagacctcaaagatcatccagtccaacctgtcaccacagacctcatgactaaaccatggcactaagtgccatgtccagtcccctcttgaacacccagggacggtgactccaccaccaccctctgcagcacattccaatggtgaacaactctctcaatgaagaactttctcctcacctccagcctaaacttcccctggcgcagcttaagactgtgtccccttgttctggtgctggttgcctgggagaagagaccaaccccttcctggctacaaccacccttcaggtagttgtagagagcaagaaggtctctcctgagcctcctcttctccaggctaaacaaccccagctccctcagcttctcctcatagggctgtgctcaaggcctctccccagccttgttgcccttctctggacaccttcaagtctctcaatgtccttcctaaactgagaggcccagaactggacacaggactcaaggtgtggcctaaccagtgcagagcacagggcacaatgacttccctgctcctgctggccatactattcctgatacaggccaggatgccattggccttcttggccacctgggcacactgctggctcatgtttaggcagctgtcaatcagcacccccaggtccctctctgtttggcatgaaggacagaggggctgtggagttgTTGTGGCTTGTAAGAAAGCCAAAGAGACAAAATGTGGCATCAGGATGTCATTAATTGTGCTGACTGTAACATTTATTCTCTCCCTAGTTCTGGCGACTGCTCATGGCCTCACTGTGGAAACACCTGCCAAGGACATGAAGGTGGCCCGAGGGAACAACGTTACTCTCCAGTGtctttttaaaacacagaaacaagtTCACTCAGGAGACTTTGTTGTCTGGAGGAAAACTAACAGTCCGGTACGTCAAGTTGCATAGAGAAGCATAgaggaatagaacagaatcataaggttggaaaaaaactcagagatcatcgcccaacaactgaaccatggctccaagtgccacgtccaacccttttttgcacacctccagggatggggactccaccacctccctgggcagcacatcccaatggccaattactcttgccaggaagaactttctcctcacctccagcctaaacttcccctggcacagcttgagactgtgtcctcttgttctggtgctggttgccataTTCTCTATGCACACTCCACATACATCCATTAAATTATGTGACATGCTCAGAGActttctcccaggcagacagtaccaggacaagaggacacagtctcaggcagcaccaggggaggttcaggctggatgttaggaagttctacacagcgagagtgattgcccattggaatgggctgcctggggaggtggtggagtcaccatcattggaggtgttcaggagaaggcttgatggggtgcttggtgccatgggttagttgtttaggtgttggattggttgatgggttggacgcgatgatcttgaaggtctcttccagcctggtttattctatgtattctatgtatttggaAAACATATTATACATACATATTTCAGATAGAGATATATCTTTGATACTATATTAAAAGCTTTTCATTTATTATAACAGTTACCTGGAGAGGTTTTTTTCAGGTCCCCTGCATCCATATGGAGTATTTGAAGGCAGGGACCTCTAAAGTGCCACTTGAGTTTTTGGGAATTAatgagaggagaagcagctttcGAGATCATCTTGCAGTAACTTCCTGGCCAGAAGAAAGCAAGGGAGTTTGTGTAATCAAAAGGGAATCTGATAGACATACAGATCTCAGACAAGTGCCACAGTTTCCTGCCATGGATAAGGAAGTTGAACAAGCCCTAGCAAAAGAAAGCAGTTGTCTCTGACTTCATGTAAGGTTGCAGAAGGGGATTGCAGGCAGAAGCCCAGACCCTTTTGAACAGCTACATCCTTCTTGGGTTTTTGGCAAAATGGGGCAGTTTCAGgccctcttttccaagctgctcATATGAGTGGGCTAATCCATCAAGCTAGACTCACAGAGAAGAACCTGCCTGActgttttccctccctctctctcagaTTGATGCTGTCACTAGGTATTTCGATGGCACTGTGCAGTATGGCGAGGGCTATGAAAACCGCATACAGTTCACTGGTGACATAACCGAAGGGAACGTCAgcatcaccatcactgcagtGACCATGGAGGACAATGGCACGTATGTATGCAGCGTTCGGCTAAAGGATGATCctcccaggcaggctgcaaCCTTGACTCTTGTGGTCCTTGGTAAGCATGATAAAGGAAACACCAGATCCATTAGTGTCCCTACCTCTGATATCCAAATTGCTATAGGTAATCAGTTTTCTCATAAATACTTTCCCAGGAAGTCATCATCCACAGTTCCATCTTTGGTCTTCTCCTGCTGCTatggaaggaggctggaaggCTTAGACACCCAACTTCCTTTGGTACCTGACTGTAGAAAACAGTCTCTAAGAGTCATACAGTCCACTTTCCTAGTAACTCTTGCTTCATTGCTGGgctttcatagtatcatagtatcaatcagggttggaagggaccacaaggatcatctagttccaacccccctgccatgggcagggacaccccacactacatcaggctggccacagcctcgtccagcctgctcttaaacacctccagggacagggcctcaaccacctccctggacaacccattccagggcttccccactctcacggtgaagaacttcctcctcacctccagccttgtGTCTTGTCACTCACCAGTATCAAAGGATACCCAATGCTATCAGACATATCCCAGAAAGTATCTTACAGTTCCTTTTTGGCAGACCAGTGCCAAGAGGCGAGAAATCAGTTAGAGACAAGTTCACTCCACTTCCTTTGAGAAGATGGTGACAGGGGCAAGACCAGCCTCTGTTTAGcaagaacaaaacccaaaggtGCACAGGATGGGTTGAAACATAACACTGCTTCTGATTATGGAATTTCTTCCATTTCCCTTCCTTCAGTTGCACCATCCAAGCCAGAATGCAAGattctggggacagcagaatATGGACAGACAATCAACCTGACCTGCATTTCTCACGAGGGCTCCCCAAAGCCCAGATACACCTGGCAAAGCTTCAACGTTCGGAATGAGCCCCGTGCGCTGCAAACAACAGAAGGTAGAGGACCTTCAAAAACATCAAGTCTTTGAGCTCTCTGTACATCAGGGCTGGAAATATTTTTAACTACAAATACACAAACACACTCAAGACTTTGGCTAGGAAATTCTCTGACCAGTACTCTCACAAGTAACTTCGCAGGGAAAGACTGACAATGATCAGTAAGATTTTCACTTCAGTCTCAGCTGGCAGGAAAGCTGTCTCACTCTGGAAGAAACCAGAAGTAATTACTTCTCAATTTCTGGGTGGAAGCAGGGCATAACATGAGGAGTAACACAGAATTTTCTACCTGGTGTGTTCCTGTATCCCAGCTTGCTTGACACTGACCAGGTTGCATTCTGGGGTGAAGACAAAGCAAAGTTGGCTCTGGACACTGCTTTCCTTCCAGAGATGACTCCTCACCTAGAGGAAAGTGGTATGAGAAACACTTACAGAGAGGCTTATGCCACATAGGCCCCagcattttatttgctttcattttaagTCAGAGCCTAGAAAAGGAACTGAAATTCCATGAGAAGATCTATGGCAGAACTATTCACACAGAAATGAGATGTAATAGTCTTTGAAGTGTAGCAGTGACAGAGGACTCAGATTTACCcctttaaaaatctttttttcttcctggtaaGTTCTGCCCCAGAAACACTGAGTGTCTGAACTTGAGTGTCTGAACTTACCCTGCCTGGTTTAACTTACTGTAGCAGCGCTACAGAGGTAAACGAAGTACactcagacttgatggggcatTCGACACTCACTAACCTGTTTCTGCACAGATCATGCagacaacaaaccaccaccaggGACACAAACCTTATTCTGGCCACTAAGTGGTGCCAACGTACCACACACAGCCTGAACCTACCAGAGTTGTCATCTTACAGCTGCTGTCTTCGTGTTCTTCCCTCGGACGGGAGCCTCTTCTGATCCATTTTCACCTCGATTCTGTTTTCGCCAGAACACTAATGTTCAAGCAGTGGGATGGCTGTCcccttctgctccaggctggctggaCAGCCTGCTACTGACACAAGCAACGTCTTGCTGCGCTAGGTACACGTACTAAGCAAGcctcagtgctgcagtgtgtgcagaATGCCCTTAGGAGACACTCCAAAACTGGTGGCATCTGATCTACATTTTTGCCAATTTTACTTGCCAGTCTTTAATTCTTTATTTAATATAGGAGGTTTTACAGTCTGACTATAGACTGCCATTCTGAAAGGTATAAACATCCCACTATCTAGCACTAGGTGCCACCAGAGACCAACGAGAATCCCAGCCCTATGCGTGAGCTGGAAAGAAGTGAGatcacagagaaaataaaacagggAAGTCACTGAAAATTTGCTTTTGCTGTTAGAGCAGGAGTCTGCACCTGTGTCAGTAGGTCACAAGCAAAAAAGCATGGGCTACACATAAAAATGCCAGCTAGAGACATACCAAACAAAACCTGACTGCTTGAGCAGACAGAGCTAAGCTCCAGCACGTGGTTCTGAGCTCTGTTATGGTGgacagaaaacagcagcacCATAGCTATGCCATGTCActggatttcttttccttcatttatTTTTGCAGACTGCATAGCCTCTCCCATTCTAGAAAACTATTTTCCCCCCACTGCTAAATAATTCAGACCTGAAATCCTAGGAGCTGGAGGACTGGAGGGCTTGTTGGTTGTTTTACAGGTTAAATCAGCAGATGGTCAGTCCTGAAAGCTGTATGGCTGGTTTGGCCTATCTTGCATTGCTCAGCAAAATCCACTGCAAAAGAGCTTTCACTGAGCACACAAACTTCTTTACCATCCAGCAAccattttctttccaaaagGAATGTTCAAATACCACATGTTCCCTGTAATCAAAACAGCACACTTCTGTTTGTCCTCCCACAAATCACACTAACACCTAGAGGCCAGCATGGCAGCTCAAGCAAGACAGAGCAATCCATCACCTTTAATCATCTCTCCTCACTCCCACTACCCTGGGCTGGAATtgaagggctgctgcctccactTCCTTCCCTActttaattattttctcttttttttttttctctctctttttttttgactgGAATTTGTGCTTCATGACAGGGGAGCAAATAACTCTGAAGAACATCTCAGCAGATACCTCTGGCTTTTACATCTGCACTTCAACAAACATCGTGGGAACAGCATTTTGCAACATGACAGTCAGCGTCGTGCCGCGtaagaggcaggcagggctgcttaCAGCAACAGCAGTCCCAGAGCAAGCAGCCTAGCTAAGTGCCCATGAAGGCAACACTCTGCTTgctcaaaaaaacaaccaaccaaacaaaaccccaaacagaatacagaattaaccaggttggaaaagacctcagagatcattgagtccaacctatcacccagcaccatctgatcaactaaaccatggcaccaagtgcctcatccaggctcttcttaaacacctccagggatggggactccaccacctccctgggcagcacattccaatggcccatctctctttctgggaagaatttcttcctaatatccagcctgaagttcccctggcacagcttgagattgtgtcctctcattctgtcacaggttgtctgggagaagagaccaacccccacctggctacagcctcccttcaggcagttgtagacagcaagaaggtctcccctgagccttcaccaggctaagcaaccccagctccctcagcctctcctcatagggtttgtactccagacccctccccagctttgttgcccttctctggacaccttccagcatctcaacatctttcctaatctgaggagcccagaactggacacaggactcaaggtgtggcctaaccagtgctgagtacagggcacaatgacctccctgctcctgctggccacactatttctgatccaggccaggatgcccttggccttcttggccacctgggcacactgctggctcatgttcagcctactgtcaataagcacccccaggtccctctctgcctggctgctctccagccactctgaccccagcctgtagctctgcatggggttgttgtggccaatgtgcagaacctggcacttggatgtgttcagtctcctgcccttggcctctgcccatctgtccagcctggcaaggtccctctgcagagctctcctgccctctaacagatcaactcctgcccccgtcttggtgtcatctgcaaagttactgatgatggactcaatatccttgtccagatcatcagtaccacccaacccaacaaaaaacacccacacTTCTTACCTTTAAGACAGATTCCCTGCATTTGTTTGCATGCTACTGGAGCACTCACTAGCTCACAGAGTGAGTTCACAGATGACAAAACCTGTAGAGTCAGCTAGGCCTGAGACCCCAGATTCTGAAACTAAACTGTATCAATGATGTCCAGCAATTGTTCAGATCCAGGGACtccttgtgtccagctctggggccctgatggagagggtccagaggcaggccataaaaatgatcagagggctagtgcacctctcctgtgaagacaggatgagagagctggagtcattcagcctggagaagagaaggctccagggagaccttatagcagctttccaatacctgaagggggccctaagaaagctggaaaggcCATTTACAAAAGGATGTTGCAATTggtcaaggggcaatggttttaaactaaagcaTAATAGACctaggttggctattaggaagaaattctttactgtgaggatggtggaacactggaagaggttgtccagagaggtggtggaggccccatccctgaagacactGAAAGGTCTGGCTAGATGGaactctcagcaacctgatctagctggggacaTCCCTGTTTACCACAGTGGGGGGGTAGACTAGaagacctcta encodes the following:
- the GPA33 gene encoding cell surface A33 antigen, translated to MRRMAIKRLWPFIFSAILATAHGLTVETPAKDMKVARGNNVTLQCLFKTQKQVHSGDFVVWRKTNSPIDAVTRYFDGTVQYGEGYENRIQFTGDITEGNVSITITAVTMEDNGTYVCSVRLKDDPPRQAATLTLVVLVAPSKPECKILGTAEYGQTINLTCISHEGSPKPRYTWQSFNVRNEPRALQTTEGEQITLKNISADTSGFYICTSTNIVGTAFCNMTVSVVPPSMNIALYAGIIGGAVAAIVVIGIVAYCCCCREDKDEGYEMTEQEGRNEPKEETRTHNRSAEDEDEDE